A window from Aquabacterium sp. NJ1 encodes these proteins:
- a CDS encoding 8-oxoguanine deaminase: MNTPTLLIKDADCVATMDDEGHEWRQASVLIRDHEIVAVGPTATLPPELLAQATHTIDARGHIVIPGLVNTHHHMFQSLTRAVPAAQNAELFGWLRTLYPMWARLTPEMIHVSTQVAMAELLLSGCTTSSDHLYLYPNGVRLDDSIAAAREIGMRFHACRGSMSVGERAGGLPPDSLVESEADILRDSQRLIDTFHDGGRLSMLRIALAPCSPFSVSPDLMRESARLARSYAGGKVRLHTHLAENDHDVAYTREKFNCTPTEYAEMQEWLGDDVWHAHCVKLDDHGIGRFAATHTGVAHCPCSNMRLASGIAPIRAMLDAGVPVGLGVDGSASNDAAHMLGEARQAMLLARVGRSLQPFGCDHGPADMTARDALRLATRGGAQVLGRDDIGQIAPGMAADLAIYDLRTLSMAGSAIHDPLASLMMTQPAPTAWTIVHGRIVADHGRLSTVALPSLIERHNQLAMQLI; encoded by the coding sequence GTGAACACCCCCACCCTGTTGATCAAGGACGCCGACTGCGTCGCCACCATGGATGACGAGGGCCATGAGTGGCGACAAGCCAGCGTCCTGATCCGTGACCACGAGATCGTGGCGGTCGGCCCCACGGCGACCTTGCCTCCTGAGCTGCTGGCCCAAGCGACGCACACCATCGACGCGCGCGGCCACATCGTCATCCCGGGCCTGGTGAACACGCACCACCACATGTTCCAGAGCCTGACACGGGCGGTGCCGGCCGCACAGAACGCCGAGCTGTTTGGCTGGCTGCGCACGCTCTACCCCATGTGGGCCAGGCTGACACCCGAGATGATCCACGTGTCCACGCAAGTGGCCATGGCCGAGCTGCTGCTCAGCGGTTGCACCACCAGCAGCGACCACCTCTACCTCTATCCCAACGGCGTCCGTCTGGATGACAGCATCGCAGCCGCTCGCGAGATCGGCATGCGCTTCCATGCCTGCCGGGGCAGCATGAGCGTGGGCGAGCGCGCGGGCGGCCTGCCACCCGACAGCCTGGTCGAGTCCGAAGCCGACATCCTGCGTGACAGCCAGCGCCTGATCGACACCTTCCATGATGGCGGGCGCCTGTCGATGTTGCGCATCGCGCTGGCGCCCTGCTCGCCTTTCTCGGTCAGCCCGGACCTGATGCGTGAATCGGCCCGGCTGGCCCGCAGTTACGCGGGCGGCAAGGTGCGCTTGCACACCCATCTGGCCGAGAACGACCACGACGTGGCCTACACGCGCGAGAAGTTCAACTGCACGCCCACCGAGTACGCCGAGATGCAGGAATGGCTGGGCGATGACGTGTGGCACGCGCACTGCGTCAAGCTCGATGACCACGGTATCGGCCGCTTCGCAGCCACCCACACCGGCGTGGCGCACTGCCCTTGCAGCAACATGCGCCTGGCCTCCGGCATCGCGCCGATACGCGCCATGCTGGACGCGGGCGTGCCCGTTGGCCTGGGCGTGGACGGTTCAGCCAGCAACGATGCGGCACACATGCTGGGAGAAGCGCGACAGGCCATGCTGCTGGCGCGCGTGGGGCGCAGCCTGCAGCCCTTTGGATGCGACCACGGCCCCGCCGACATGACGGCCCGCGATGCACTCAGGCTGGCCACCCGCGGGGGTGCCCAGGTGCTGGGTCGAGACGACATCGGGCAGATCGCCCCGGGCATGGCGGCCGACCTGGCCATCTATGACCTGCGAACCCTGTCCATGGCCGGTAGCGCCATCCATGATCCGCTGGCATCGCTGATGATGACGCAGCCTGCGCCAACGGCCTGGACCATCGTGCATGGACGCATCGTGGCAGACCATGGGCGCCTCAGCACCGTGGCCCTGCCCTCGCTCATCGAGCGACACAACCAACTGGCCATGCAGCTCATTTGA
- a CDS encoding PEP-CTERM sorting domain-containing protein, which translates to MKKFAIAALSLGLLGALPVAQAASVTVDAGNYLLSYEDTFLPGASVSVAGGVVTFGGLDYSTFAIGGSVETNGTIGSFDSYGGKPFPIVITAKTGYTLSGLVESVAGDHRAVAGDAQDAQAGVMAGLVSRWVTVNGTDPLGQNTPYQVVSLGAGQSSAGAFNASGALAFSSSGPIGLSALDLLAGAGATGQGSAAYVTLSQYKIGVQTTAVPEPEVLALVLAGLGVVGLRARRQQKA; encoded by the coding sequence GTGAAGAAGTTTGCAATCGCCGCACTGTCGTTGGGTCTCCTGGGCGCCTTGCCCGTGGCACAAGCTGCCTCCGTCACTGTTGACGCTGGCAACTACCTGCTGAGCTACGAAGACACTTTCCTGCCAGGCGCTTCCGTCAGCGTGGCAGGTGGCGTGGTCACTTTCGGTGGCCTGGACTACAGCACCTTCGCCATTGGTGGTTCCGTCGAAACAAACGGCACCATCGGTTCGTTTGACAGCTACGGTGGCAAGCCTTTCCCCATCGTGATCACCGCCAAGACGGGCTACACCCTGTCGGGTCTGGTCGAGTCGGTTGCCGGTGACCACCGTGCGGTGGCTGGCGATGCCCAGGATGCACAAGCTGGCGTGATGGCCGGCCTGGTTTCCCGTTGGGTGACGGTCAACGGCACGGATCCGCTGGGTCAGAACACACCTTACCAGGTGGTGTCGCTGGGCGCAGGCCAATCATCGGCTGGTGCCTTCAACGCCTCCGGCGCACTGGCTTTCTCGTCTTCCGGCCCCATCGGTCTGTCGGCCCTGGACCTGCTGGCTGGCGCTGGTGCAACCGGCCAGGGCAGCGCCGCTTACGTGACGCTGAGCCAGTACAAGATCGGCGTGCAGACCACGGCCGTGCCTGAGCCCGAAGTGCTGGCCCTGGTGCTGGCTGGTCTGGGCGTGGTGGGCTTGCGCGCACGTCGCCAGCAGAAAGCCTGA
- a CDS encoding urate hydroxylase PuuD, with translation MMEMSPLWGYALDWANLLLRWAHVIVAIAWVGSSFYFVWLDNSLTPPTDPQLKDKGVGGELWAVHGGGFYNPQKYMGVPKSLPDHLHWFFWESYSTWLTGFALFTVLYLFNAGTFLIDKSVHAWTPGAAVLAALGFLAGFWLLYDLICRTLGQGKKGDQVVGAFVFAMVVAAAWGACQLFAGRAAFLLVGAMIATAMSANVFFWIIPGQRKVVAAMKAGEPVDPVHGKRGKQRSVHNTYFVLPVLFAMLSNHYGWAFGHAHNWLVLVLIMLAGALIRQFFVARHKTQLAGTRPPWGWALAGVAILVGVAIWLAPAPSANASSSVAEPAPTLAQVQAVVAQRCVLCHNAQLANKGVRLDTAEQIGAHAQQIYQQAVVLKAMPMNNATGITDAERALLARWFKAGSPAS, from the coding sequence ATGATGGAGATGTCGCCCTTGTGGGGCTATGCACTGGACTGGGCCAATCTGCTGTTGCGCTGGGCGCACGTGATCGTGGCCATCGCCTGGGTGGGGTCCTCCTTCTACTTTGTCTGGCTGGACAACTCGCTCACCCCGCCAACGGATCCGCAATTGAAAGACAAGGGCGTGGGTGGCGAGCTGTGGGCGGTGCACGGCGGTGGCTTCTACAACCCGCAGAAGTACATGGGGGTGCCCAAGAGCCTGCCGGATCACCTGCACTGGTTTTTCTGGGAGAGTTATTCCACCTGGCTGACGGGCTTTGCCTTGTTCACGGTGCTCTACCTGTTCAACGCGGGCACCTTTCTCATCGACAAGTCCGTGCATGCCTGGACGCCGGGTGCCGCCGTGCTGGCGGCCTTGGGCTTTCTGGCGGGCTTCTGGCTGCTGTATGACCTGATCTGTCGCACGTTGGGCCAGGGCAAAAAGGGCGATCAGGTCGTCGGGGCATTTGTGTTCGCGATGGTCGTGGCCGCGGCTTGGGGCGCATGCCAGCTGTTTGCAGGTCGGGCGGCCTTTTTGCTGGTGGGTGCCATGATCGCCACGGCCATGAGCGCCAATGTGTTCTTCTGGATCATTCCGGGGCAGCGCAAGGTGGTCGCCGCCATGAAGGCGGGTGAGCCGGTTGACCCTGTTCATGGCAAACGCGGCAAGCAGCGCAGCGTGCACAACACGTATTTCGTGCTGCCGGTGCTGTTCGCCATGCTCAGCAACCACTATGGCTGGGCCTTCGGGCACGCGCACAACTGGCTGGTGCTGGTGTTGATCATGCTTGCCGGGGCCTTGATCCGGCAGTTCTTCGTGGCGCGCCACAAGACGCAGCTGGCCGGCACCCGCCCGCCTTGGGGCTGGGCCTTGGCGGGTGTGGCGATCCTGGTTGGGGTGGCGATCTGGCTGGCGCCTGCGCCCTCGGCGAACGCGTCGTCTTCTGTTGCGGAGCCCGCGCCGACCTTGGCACAGGTGCAGGCCGTGGTGGCGCAGCGTTGCGTGCTGTGTCACAACGCCCAGCTGGCCAACAAAGGTGTCCGGCTGGACACCGCCGAACAGATCGGCGCGCATGCGCAGCAGATCTACCAGCAGGCCGTCGTGCTCAAAGCCATGCCGATGAACAACGCCACGGGCATCACCGATGCCGAGCGGGCGCTGCTGGCGCGCTGGTTCAAGGCAGGTTCGCCAGCGTCTTGA
- the uraH gene encoding hydroxyisourate hydrolase → MSNSADPSGTPPLASPLVDTGYLTTHVLDTVHGTPAEGMKLELYVRETSPDGCADGRWLSLRSVVTNTDGRLDRPLLSGADFKVGCYRLIFDVEGYFRTKGVPLPKPAFLGKVPLDFGIADAQAHYHVPLLVSPWSYSTYRGS, encoded by the coding sequence ATGAGCAACAGCGCCGACCCATCCGGTACGCCACCACTCGCGTCTCCTCTTGTCGACACGGGCTACCTCACCACCCACGTGCTCGATACCGTTCACGGCACGCCTGCCGAGGGCATGAAGCTGGAGTTGTATGTGCGCGAGACCTCGCCGGATGGCTGTGCTGACGGCCGCTGGCTGTCGCTGCGCAGCGTGGTCACCAACACCGATGGGCGTCTCGACCGGCCCTTGTTGTCCGGCGCGGATTTCAAGGTGGGCTGCTATCGCCTGATCTTCGATGTCGAAGGCTACTTCCGGACCAAGGGCGTGCCCCTGCCCAAGCCTGCCTTTCTGGGCAAGGTGCCGCTGGATTTCGGTATCGCCGATGCCCAGGCGCACTACCACGTGCCTTTGCTGGTGAGCCCCTGGTCGTATTCAACCTATCGTGGAAGCTGA
- a CDS encoding GntR family transcriptional regulator: MTRADAALIAEPDAPESSPEVSSTEHIVAAVTRAIVEHRLLPGAKLVEQKLGDRFGVSRTVVRQALFRLSELKLVRLEPARGAFVAAPSIQEAREVFAVRRMVESQMLRELIACIKPADIRQLKAHLKAEREAVARIDVPTRTKLLFDFHVRLAEVLGNQVLVELMQELVSRCSLITLMYQSSDNAQNSNAEHALLLKTIEARDVELALQLLHRHLASVEHQLTEAPRTSAPSLRQALTTP; the protein is encoded by the coding sequence TTGACCCGTGCGGACGCGGCCCTCATTGCCGAACCGGATGCACCAGAATCGTCACCCGAGGTGTCGAGCACCGAGCACATCGTGGCAGCCGTCACGCGGGCCATCGTCGAACACCGGCTGCTGCCTGGCGCCAAGCTGGTGGAACAAAAACTCGGTGACCGCTTTGGTGTGTCGCGCACGGTGGTGCGTCAGGCGCTGTTTCGCCTGTCCGAATTGAAGCTGGTGCGCCTGGAGCCCGCGCGTGGTGCATTCGTGGCGGCCCCGTCCATCCAGGAGGCCCGCGAGGTCTTCGCCGTGCGGCGCATGGTCGAGTCCCAGATGCTGCGGGAGCTCATTGCCTGCATCAAGCCTGCCGACATTCGCCAACTCAAGGCCCACCTCAAGGCCGAGCGAGAAGCGGTGGCACGCATTGACGTGCCCACCCGTACCAAGCTGCTGTTCGATTTCCATGTGCGGCTGGCCGAAGTCCTGGGCAACCAGGTGCTGGTCGAGCTGATGCAGGAGCTGGTGTCGCGCTGCTCGCTCATCACGCTCATGTACCAGTCATCGGACAACGCCCAGAACTCGAATGCCGAACACGCCTTGCTGCTCAAGACCATCGAGGCCAGAGATGTCGAGCTGGCCTTGCAATTGCTCCACCGCCACCTGGCATCCGTGGAGCACCAGTTGACCGAGGCGCCTCGCACCTCGGCCCCTTCCTTGCGTCAGGCCCTGACCACCCCCTGA
- the puuE gene encoding allantoinase PuuE gives MTPTAPPAYPRDLIGYGHTPPHAQWPEGARIAVQFVLNYEEGGENCVLHGDAGSEQFLSEMANPAAYPDRHLSMESIYEYGSRAGVWRILREFERRGWPLTIFGVSMALQRHPELTRAFVDLGHEIACHGWRWIHYQTMDEALEREHMRIGMQIIEEMTGQRALGWYTGRDSPHTRRLVADYGGFAYDSDYYGDDLPFWTEVQRSDGQTVPHLIVPYTLDVNDMRFSLPQGYAQGEDFFTYLRDTFDLLYAEGDPAGDNAPKMMSVGMHCRLLGRPGRFRAFQRFLDHVAQHDQVWVCRRIDIAEHWRRVHPYAAPTQASV, from the coding sequence ATGACCCCAACCGCGCCTCCTGCCTACCCACGCGATCTCATCGGCTACGGCCACACGCCGCCGCATGCGCAATGGCCAGAAGGTGCGCGCATTGCGGTGCAGTTCGTGCTGAACTACGAAGAAGGCGGCGAAAACTGCGTGCTGCATGGTGATGCCGGCAGCGAGCAGTTCCTCAGCGAGATGGCCAACCCGGCGGCCTACCCGGATCGGCACCTGAGCATGGAATCCATCTACGAATATGGGTCCCGGGCCGGCGTGTGGCGCATCCTGCGCGAGTTCGAAAGGCGCGGCTGGCCGCTGACCATCTTCGGCGTCAGCATGGCCCTGCAGCGGCACCCTGAGCTCACCCGAGCCTTTGTCGATCTGGGCCATGAAATCGCCTGCCACGGCTGGCGCTGGATCCACTACCAGACCATGGACGAAGCGCTGGAGCGCGAGCACATGCGCATCGGCATGCAGATCATCGAAGAGATGACCGGCCAGCGTGCCCTGGGCTGGTACACCGGGCGAGACAGCCCCCACACCCGCCGGCTGGTGGCCGACTATGGCGGGTTTGCTTATGACAGCGATTACTACGGCGACGACCTGCCCTTCTGGACCGAAGTGCAGCGCAGCGATGGCCAGACCGTGCCGCACCTGATCGTGCCTTACACGCTGGATGTGAACGACATGCGCTTCTCGCTGCCGCAAGGTTACGCCCAGGGTGAAGACTTCTTCACCTACCTGCGCGACACCTTTGATCTGCTGTACGCAGAAGGTGACCCCGCCGGCGACAACGCGCCCAAGATGATGAGCGTGGGCATGCACTGCCGCCTGCTGGGCCGCCCCGGCCGCTTCAGAGCCTTCCAGCGCTTTCTGGACCACGTCGCACAACATGATCAGGTCTGGGTGTGCCGCCGCATCGACATCGCCGAGCACTGGCGGCGGGTGCACCCCTACGCGGCGCCCACACAGGCATCGGTCTGA
- the uraD gene encoding 2-oxo-4-hydroxy-4-carboxy-5-ureidoimidazoline decarboxylase has translation MHLSLDQLNTADQSGFVALLEGVYEHSPWIAEAAWASRPFSTVTQLKYALAKVVRSADVERQKGLIRAHPELAGKAAVAGQLTAESTNEQSRAGLTHCTPEEFARLQQLNADYKARFGWPFILAVRGPRGAGLTRQQIIDTFARRLDNPADFELAECLRNIHRIAEIRLHDKFGTEPTEGNLVWDWAEALAAHSEPGYAEQGQLTVTYLTPAHQACAAQLQTWMRECGFDEVSRDAVGNVVGIYHGSDASAPRLLTGSHYDTVRNGGKYDGRLGIFVPMACVRALHAQGRRLRHGIEVIGFAEEEGQRFKATFLGSGALVGAFEPNWLDQVDADGVSMRDAMQAAGLTASLDDIARLQRDPARYLGFVEVHIEQGPWLDEIDQPLGVVTAINGSARYAGEVIGLASHAGTTPMGRRKDAAAAVAELLLYVEQRAAQDADSPRGPSVGTVGVLHVPSGSVNVVPGRCQFTLDLRAPDNNQRDALVADVRQQLAAICQRRSLRFTLEQTMQASAAPSDPAWQARWEAAVTHLGLPVFKLPSGAGHDAMKLHERMPQAMLFVRGGNAGISHNPLEAITNDDAQLCVDAFMHLLEQP, from the coding sequence ATGCACCTGTCCCTGGATCAACTCAACACGGCAGACCAGAGTGGCTTCGTCGCCTTGCTGGAGGGCGTGTACGAGCATTCGCCGTGGATTGCCGAAGCGGCCTGGGCTTCGCGGCCATTCAGCACCGTCACGCAGCTGAAGTACGCACTGGCCAAGGTGGTGCGGTCAGCCGATGTCGAGCGCCAGAAAGGCCTGATCCGCGCGCACCCTGAACTCGCTGGCAAGGCAGCGGTGGCGGGCCAGCTCACTGCCGAGTCCACCAACGAGCAAAGCCGTGCCGGCCTCACCCATTGCACCCCCGAAGAATTCGCACGGCTCCAGCAACTCAACGCCGATTACAAGGCGCGCTTCGGCTGGCCCTTCATCCTGGCTGTGCGCGGCCCGAGAGGCGCCGGCCTGACTCGCCAGCAGATCATCGACACGTTTGCGCGCAGGCTGGACAACCCGGCGGACTTCGAACTCGCGGAATGCCTGCGCAACATCCACCGCATCGCCGAGATCCGCCTGCATGACAAGTTCGGCACCGAGCCCACTGAAGGCAACCTCGTGTGGGACTGGGCCGAAGCGCTGGCCGCACACAGCGAGCCCGGCTATGCCGAGCAAGGCCAGCTCACCGTCACCTACCTGACGCCAGCCCATCAAGCCTGTGCGGCGCAATTGCAGACCTGGATGCGCGAATGCGGTTTCGACGAGGTGTCGCGTGATGCCGTCGGCAATGTGGTGGGCATCTACCACGGCAGCGACGCCAGTGCCCCGCGCCTGCTGACCGGCTCGCACTACGACACCGTGCGCAACGGCGGCAAATACGACGGGCGACTGGGCATCTTCGTGCCCATGGCCTGCGTGCGCGCGCTGCACGCCCAGGGCCGCCGTCTCCGGCATGGCATCGAGGTGATCGGCTTCGCAGAAGAGGAAGGGCAACGCTTCAAGGCCACCTTCCTGGGCTCGGGCGCACTGGTGGGGGCGTTCGAGCCGAACTGGCTGGATCAAGTCGACGCAGATGGCGTGAGCATGCGAGATGCCATGCAAGCGGCAGGGCTCACGGCCAGCCTGGACGACATCGCCAGGTTGCAGCGAGACCCGGCGCGCTACCTGGGTTTCGTCGAAGTGCACATCGAACAAGGCCCCTGGCTGGATGAGATCGACCAGCCGCTGGGCGTGGTCACCGCCATCAATGGCAGTGCGCGTTATGCGGGCGAGGTCATCGGCCTGGCCAGCCATGCCGGCACCACGCCCATGGGGCGTCGCAAGGATGCCGCAGCCGCCGTGGCCGAGTTGCTGCTGTATGTGGAGCAGCGCGCCGCGCAAGATGCCGACTCACCTCGGGGGCCATCGGTCGGCACGGTGGGCGTGCTGCATGTGCCATCGGGTTCGGTCAATGTGGTGCCAGGCCGTTGCCAGTTCACCCTGGATTTGCGCGCCCCCGACAACAACCAGCGAGATGCCCTGGTGGCCGATGTGCGGCAGCAGCTGGCGGCCATCTGCCAACGACGCAGCCTGCGCTTCACCCTGGAGCAGACCATGCAAGCCAGCGCTGCCCCCTCTGACCCAGCCTGGCAAGCGCGATGGGAAGCCGCTGTGACCCACTTGGGGCTACCCGTGTTCAAGCTGCCCAGCGGCGCGGGCCACGACGCCATGAAGCTGCACGAGCGCATGCCACAGGCCATGCTGTTCGTCCGCGGCGGCAACGCCGGCATCAGCCACAACCCGCTGGAAGCCATCACCAACGACGACGCGCAGCTTTGCGTGGACGCCTTCATGCACTTGCTGGAACAGCCATGA